In Manduca sexta isolate Smith_Timp_Sample1 chromosome 23, JHU_Msex_v1.0, whole genome shotgun sequence, one DNA window encodes the following:
- the LOC115446007 gene encoding PITH domain-containing protein GA19395, which translates to MAHNHCHHEHDHQGDVNEIGFQYNLFEKIDKENLQCLNESVEGSGKTVFKSWENRLDRSLFVESDADEELLFNIPFTGNIKLKGIKVSSENTDSHPAELRLFKNKPNMTFDEVTLPPDQVFELQKDSEGVLEYNPKIVTFSSVSHLTMHFPRNFGADTTKIYYIGLKGEWTPGHRHGVTICSYEVMPNLDDHKLKHLDSVSRTIE; encoded by the exons ATGGCTCATAATCACTGCCATCATGAACATGATCACCAAGGCGATGTCAACGAAATTGGTTTTCAGTAcaatctatttgaaaaaattgataaagaaaATTTACAATGTTTGAATGAAAGTGTTGAAGGTTCTGGTAAAACTGTTTTCAAATCTTGGGAAAATCGTTTGGATCGAAGTCTT TTTGTGGAGAGTGATGCAGATGAAGAATTGCTTTTTAACATCCCTTTCACGggtaacattaaattaaaggGTATTAAAGTGTCATCAGAGAACACTGATTCACATCCTGCAGAATTAAGGct GTTTAAAAACAAGCCTAATATGACGTTTGATGAAGTTACTTTACCACCTGATCAAGTATTTGAGCTACAGAAGGATAGTGAAGGAGTACTTGAATATAATCCTAA AATAGTTACTTTTTCATCGGTGTCACATTTAACAATGCATTTTCCTCGTAATTTCGGTGCCGACactacaaaaatttattatattggaTTAAAGGGAGAATGGACACCAGGACACAGACACGGCGTTACCATATGCTCTTACGAAGTTATGCCTAACCTTGATGATcataaattgaaacatttagATTCTGTTTCAAGGACAATTGAGTAA